The following are from one region of the Odontesthes bonariensis isolate fOdoBon6 chromosome 16, fOdoBon6.hap1, whole genome shotgun sequence genome:
- the LOC142402024 gene encoding uncharacterized protein LOC142402024 isoform X1: MPGLALLALLLLQTIVRGFSISIGDSLNHQVITERAILNVTVQVCRAVALAEGKDFTFPPQPFTSTTVAAACEAPKSATSFRKAINHIQKENKRIDTRRLFSPPYHFDDERFAEGKKIIKDGLEAIKAANKRQDIFSARETLGGILHTLQDFYSHSNWVEMGNKLPNSNLIRAGKSIGKIADKTRITFKRIFYRIRYYLQGILHLFPPREPRGKCSHGNSFDKTRKTEPRGGINKDSFTSNHGHLHNEAARLAVAATSELLEDIRGAAGDRQFLQMMGINKGSSKALCFVVDTTGSMGDDIAAVRTVTSSIIDRKVGTDDEPSSYILVPFSDPGFGPLMKTTDPNVFKNHIDSLAPSGGGNAAKLSLSGLQLALTGAPPNSEIFLFTDAPAKDAHLRNTVIALIERTKSVVNFMITNVLGFRRRRQADKYQQQQSRRMARSDTQLYRDLAQASGGQAIEVTKDQLLEATSIFQESSSSPLVTLLQVSRSPGKAENFPFTVDESVRNLTIYITGRSVNFTLIDPSGVPQSSTNTSGSSIITSQSVGNFQTLRLQTTAGVWEMRMVSTNPYSLKVVGESPIDFLFDFLKESQGPLGGFNLVDNRATAGGNGSLMVTLTGSDSATVTEVTLVESSGSGQVNGSVEAQGGGEFFVRFDRIPSAEFVVLVKGQNNNSTSRASSGIFQRQSTTSLRASTLTVTAEDSDIILEPGTPRSVHFSVMTSGAGGTFTIQAANDQGFDLTFPSSVALDTGGSANGTVNLTAPLNTPSGTGVTLTIEAMAPGAADTNYAVLRLTVLPTVIDFTQPECQLLSLQLNCSDNCSQSMWKLFVQVTDGAEGTGVHRISLREGNGTLNTSMAAGSENIILVSYTAFCCSPDVQLVVVDEVGNVGTCRFSVRTNVTLAQTTISPPDPTTTDVPSATSATFATYVTSATSSTSATSVISATSVTSAPSVTSATSVTSATSATSVTSATSATSATSATSVISATSATSSTSATSATSATSSTSATSVISATSATSSTSATSATSATSAPSATSATSATSAPSVTSATSVTSASSVTSATFVTSAPSATSATSLTSVISATSATSAPSAPSATSVTSASSAPSATSVTSATSSTSVISATSATSAPSVTSASSATSVTSASSAPSATSVTSATSSTSVISATSATSAPSAPSVTSATSAPSALSATSVTSATSDTSATSATSSTSVTSVTSVTAAPFVTSASSVTSAPSATSASSVTSATFVTSATSATSLTSVISATSVTSAPSVTSVTSAPSVTSMTSATSVTSSTSSTSVISATSATSVTSAPSVTSASSAPSATSVTSASSVTSATSVTSATSVTSAPSVTSASSAPSATSVTSAPSVTSVTSAPSATSVTSASSVTSATSVTSATSVTSAPSVTSASSAPSATSVTSASSVTSATSVTSAPSATSATSATSATSVTSVTSVTMATTATSATSLSTRVDYQSVLLCLGITVLGFRLSS, encoded by the exons ATGCCTGGGTTGGCTTTGCTGGCTCTCCTGCTTCTGCAGACCATAGTTCGTGGCTTTAGTATATCAATTGGAGACTCTTTGAATCATCAAGTTATCACTGAGAGAGCCATATTAAATGTCACGGTACAGGTGTGTCGTGCTGTGGCCCTGGCTGAGGGCAAGGACTTCACTTTCCCT CCCCAGCCTTTTACTTCTACGACAGTCGCTGCAGCATGTGAAGCCCCAAAATCAGCCACGAGTTTCCGAAAAGCCATCAACCATATCCAAAAAGAGAACAAGAGAATAGACACCCGTCGCCTATTCAGCCCACCATATCACTTTGACGATGAGCGGTTTGCAGAAGGAAAGAAGATCATCAAAGATGGCTTAGAAGCCATAAAGGCTGCCAACAAGCGACAAGACATTTTTTCAGCAAGAGAAACTCTGGGAGGAATTCTCCACACCTTACAG GATTTCTACAGTCACAGTAACTGGGTGGAAATGGGAAACAAACTCCCAAACTCCAATCTGATCAGAGCAGGCAAAAGCATTGGAAAAATAGCAG ACAAAACCAGAATAACATTTAAGAGGATATTCTACAGGATAAGATACTATCTTCAGGGCATTTTGCACTTGTTTCCCCCCAGAGAACCCAGAG gaaaatgcAGCCATGGAAATAGCTTTGATAAAACACGTAAGACTGAGCCCAGAGGTGGGATCAACAAAGACAGCTTCACATCCAACCATGGACATCTCCACAATGAAGCAGCTCGTCTGGCTGTAGCTGCAACCAgtgagctgctggaggacattCGAGGGGCTGCCGGGGACAGACAATTTCTTCA GATGATGGGAATCAACAAAGGATCAAGTAAAGCTCTTTGTTTCGTGGTCGACACAACAGGAAGTATGGGAGATGACATTGCAGCAGTAAGAACCGTCACATCGTCTATAATCGACAGAAAAGTTGGAACAGACGATGAGCCCTCATCTTACATTCTTGTGCCTTTCAGTGATCCAG GTTTTGGGCCACTGATGAAGACTACAGACCCAAATGTTTTCAAGAATCATATTGACTCACTGGCTCCATCTGGTGGTGGAAATGCAGCAAAATTGAGTCTCTCAGGACTTCAG TTGGCTTTGACTGGCGCTCCACCTAATTCTGAGATCTTCCTCTTTACGGATGCACCTGCTAAAGATGCCCACCTGAGAAACACAGTGATTGCTCTCATAGAACGGACCAAATCAGTG GTGAACTTCATGATTACTAATGTTTTAGGGTTTCGCCGTCGAAGACAAGCTGACAAATATCAACAACAGCAAAGCCGCCGAATGGCAAGATCAGATACCCAGCTGTACAGAGATCTGGCTCAGGCCTCTGGTGGTCAGGCTATTGAAGTCACAAAAGATCAGTTGCTGGAGGCCACCAGCATATTTCAAGAGTCCTCCAGCTCCCCCCTG GTGACCCTTTTGCAAGTATCCAGGAGCCCCGGAAAGGCTGAAAATTTCCCCTTCACTGTTGACGAGTCAGTCAGAAACTTGACCATTTATATCACTGGAAGATCTGTTAATTTTACACTCATCGATCCCTCAG GCGTGCCTCAAAGTAGCACCAACACATCTGGATCATCAATCATTACCTCCCAGTCAGTAGGAAACTTTCAGACTCTGCGGCTGCAAACAACAGCGGGAGTGTGGGAAATGAGAATGGTGTCAACAAATCCCTACAGCCTGAAGGTTGTAg GTGAGAGTCCGATCGActtcctgtttgactttttgaagGAGTCACAGGGTCCCTTAGGAGGGTTTAATCTCGTAGACAATCGGGCAACAGCTG GTGGTAATGGTAGCCTGATGGTGACACTCACTGGGAGTGACTCTGCCACAGTGACAGAGGTCACTCTGGTTGAGTCATCAGGATCAGGGCAGGTTAACGGCAGCGTGGAGGCTCAGGGCGGAGGAGAATTCTTTGTCCGGTTTGACAGGATACCATCAGCTGAGTTTGTGGTACTTGTGAAGggacagaacaacaacagtacCTCCAGAGCTTCCTCAGGGATCTTCCAAAGGCAGTCAACCACCAGCCTGAGAGCTTCTACTCTCACTGTTACAGCT GAGGATTCAGACATCATCTTAGAGCCAGGAACACCCCGTTCAGTTCACTTCTCTGTGATGACAAGTGGAGCAGGGGGAACCTTCACCATCCAGGCTGCCAATGACCAAGGCTTTGATTTAACCTTCCCATCCTCTGTAGCCCTGGACACTGGAGGCAGTGCTAATGGTACAGTGAACCTCACAGCACCCCTTAACACTCCATCTGGTACAGGTGTCACACTGACCATTGAGGCTATGGCTCCAGGAGCCGCAGACACCAACTATGCTGTGCTGCGACTCACCGTCCTCCCAACG GTGATTGATTTCACTCAGCCAGAGTGTCAGCTGCTCAGCCTGCAGCTTAACTGCTCCGACAACTGCAGCCAGTCGATGTGGAAGCTCTTTGTCCAGGTTACTGATGGGGCTGAAGGGACGGGTGTGCATCGTATCAGCCTCAGAGAAGGCAACGGCACCTTGAACACCAGCATGGCAGCTGGCAGTGAGAACATTATTTTGGTGTCCTACACCGCTTTCTGCTGCTCGCCTGATGTGCAGCTGGTGGTTGTGGATGAGGTGGGTAATGTGGGAACCTGTAGATTTTCTGTCCGCACAAATGTCACACTAGCTCAGACCACCATCAGCCCTCCAGATCCAACGACAACAGATGTTCCATCTGCCACATCTGCTACATTTGCTACATATGTGACATCTGCTACATCTTCGACATCTGCCACATCTGTCATATCTGCCACATCTGTGACATCTGCTCCATCTGTTACATCTGCCACATCTGTTACATCTGCTACATCTGCCACATCTGTTACATCTGCTACATCTGCCACATCTGCCACATCTGCCACATCTGTCATATCTGCTACATCTGCCACATCTTCGACATCTGCCACATCTGCTACATCTGCCACATCTTCGACATCTGCCACATCTGTCATATCTGCTACATCTGCCACATCTTCGACATCTGCCACATCTGCTACATCTGCCACATCTGCTCCATCTGCTACATCTGCCACATCTGCTACATCTGCTCCATCTGTGACATCTGCCACATCTGTTACATCTGCTTCATCTGTGACATCTGCCACATTTGTTACATCTGCTCCATCTGCCACATCTGCCACATCTTTGACATCTGTCATATCTGCCACATCTGCCACATCTGCTCCATCTGCTCCATCTGCCACATCTGTTACATCTGCTTCATCTGCTCCATCTGCCACATCTGTTACATCTGCCACATCTTCGACATCTGTCATATCTGCCACATCTGCCACATCTGCTCCATCTGTTACATCTGCTTCATCTGCCACATCTGTTACATCTGCTTCATCTGCTCCATCTGCCACATCTGTTACATCTGCCACATCTTCGACATCTGTCATATCTGCCACATCTGCCACATCTGCTCCATCTGCTCCATCTGTTACATCTGCCACATCTGCTCCATCTGCTCTATCTGCCACATCTGTGACATCTGCCACATCTGATACATCTGCTACATCTGCCACATCTTCGACATCTGTCACATCTGTGACATCTGTGACAGCTGCTCCATTTGTTACATCTGCTTCATCTGTGACATCTGCTCCATCTGCCACATCTGCTTCATCTGTGACATCTGCCACATTTGTCACATCTGCTACATCTGCCACATCTTTGACATCTGTCATATCTGCCACATCTGTGACATCTGCTCCATCTGTTACATCTGTGACATCTGCTCCATCTGTTACATCTATGACATCTGCCACATCTGTTACATCTTCCACATCTTCGACATCTGTCATATCTGCCACATCTGCCACATCTGTGACATCTGCTCCATCTGTTACATCTGCTTCATCTGCTCCATCTGCCACATCTGTTACATCTGCTTCATCTGTGACATCTGCCACATCTGTTACATCTGCTACATCTGTGACATCTGCTCCATCTGTTACATCTGCTTCATCTGCTCCATCTGCCACATCTGTGACATCTGCTCCATCTGTTACATCTGTGACATCTGCTCCATCTGCCACATCTGTTACATCTGCTTCATCTGTGACATCTGCCACATCTGTTACATCTGCCACATCTGTGACATCTGCTCCATCTGTTACATCTGCTTCATCTGCTCCATCTGCCACATCTGTTACATCTGCTTCATCTGTGACATCTGCCACATCTGTGACATCTGCTCCATCTGCCACATCTGCTACATCTGCCACATCTGCCACATCTGTGACATCTGTGACATCAGTTACAATGGCTACAACAGCTACATCTGCTACATCTTTGTCTACCAGAGTAGATTATCAGTCTGTTCTTCTTTGCCTTGGCATCACAGTCCTGGGGTTCAGGTTATCATCTTAG
- the LOC142402024 gene encoding uncharacterized protein LOC142402024 isoform X2 codes for MPGLALLALLLLQTIVRGFSISIGDSLNHQVITERAILNVTVQVCRAVALAEGKDFTFPPQPFTSTTVAAACEAPKSATSFRKAINHIQKENKRIDTRRLFSPPYHFDDERFAEGKKIIKDGLEAIKAANKRQDIFSARETLGGILHTLQDFYSHSNWVEMGNKLPNSNLIRAGKSIGKIAGKCSHGNSFDKTRKTEPRGGINKDSFTSNHGHLHNEAARLAVAATSELLEDIRGAAGDRQFLQMMGINKGSSKALCFVVDTTGSMGDDIAAVRTVTSSIIDRKVGTDDEPSSYILVPFSDPGFGPLMKTTDPNVFKNHIDSLAPSGGGNAAKLSLSGLQLALTGAPPNSEIFLFTDAPAKDAHLRNTVIALIERTKSVVNFMITNVLGFRRRRQADKYQQQQSRRMARSDTQLYRDLAQASGGQAIEVTKDQLLEATSIFQESSSSPLVTLLQVSRSPGKAENFPFTVDESVRNLTIYITGRSVNFTLIDPSGVPQSSTNTSGSSIITSQSVGNFQTLRLQTTAGVWEMRMVSTNPYSLKVVGESPIDFLFDFLKESQGPLGGFNLVDNRATAGGNGSLMVTLTGSDSATVTEVTLVESSGSGQVNGSVEAQGGGEFFVRFDRIPSAEFVVLVKGQNNNSTSRASSGIFQRQSTTSLRASTLTVTAEDSDIILEPGTPRSVHFSVMTSGAGGTFTIQAANDQGFDLTFPSSVALDTGGSANGTVNLTAPLNTPSGTGVTLTIEAMAPGAADTNYAVLRLTVLPTVIDFTQPECQLLSLQLNCSDNCSQSMWKLFVQVTDGAEGTGVHRISLREGNGTLNTSMAAGSENIILVSYTAFCCSPDVQLVVVDEVGNVGTCRFSVRTNVTLAQTTISPPDPTTTDVPSATSATFATYVTSATSSTSATSVISATSVTSAPSVTSATSVTSATSATSVTSATSATSATSATSVISATSATSSTSATSATSATSSTSATSVISATSATSSTSATSATSATSAPSATSATSATSAPSVTSATSVTSASSVTSATFVTSAPSATSATSLTSVISATSATSAPSAPSATSVTSASSAPSATSVTSATSSTSVISATSATSAPSVTSASSATSVTSASSAPSATSVTSATSSTSVISATSATSAPSAPSVTSATSAPSALSATSVTSATSDTSATSATSSTSVTSVTSVTAAPFVTSASSVTSAPSATSASSVTSATFVTSATSATSLTSVISATSVTSAPSVTSVTSAPSVTSMTSATSVTSSTSSTSVISATSATSVTSAPSVTSASSAPSATSVTSASSVTSATSVTSATSVTSAPSVTSASSAPSATSVTSAPSVTSVTSAPSATSVTSASSVTSATSVTSATSVTSAPSVTSASSAPSATSVTSASSVTSATSVTSAPSATSATSATSATSVTSVTSVTMATTATSATSLSTRVDYQSVLLCLGITVLGFRLSS; via the exons ATGCCTGGGTTGGCTTTGCTGGCTCTCCTGCTTCTGCAGACCATAGTTCGTGGCTTTAGTATATCAATTGGAGACTCTTTGAATCATCAAGTTATCACTGAGAGAGCCATATTAAATGTCACGGTACAGGTGTGTCGTGCTGTGGCCCTGGCTGAGGGCAAGGACTTCACTTTCCCT CCCCAGCCTTTTACTTCTACGACAGTCGCTGCAGCATGTGAAGCCCCAAAATCAGCCACGAGTTTCCGAAAAGCCATCAACCATATCCAAAAAGAGAACAAGAGAATAGACACCCGTCGCCTATTCAGCCCACCATATCACTTTGACGATGAGCGGTTTGCAGAAGGAAAGAAGATCATCAAAGATGGCTTAGAAGCCATAAAGGCTGCCAACAAGCGACAAGACATTTTTTCAGCAAGAGAAACTCTGGGAGGAATTCTCCACACCTTACAG GATTTCTACAGTCACAGTAACTGGGTGGAAATGGGAAACAAACTCCCAAACTCCAATCTGATCAGAGCAGGCAAAAGCATTGGAAAAATAGCAG gaaaatgcAGCCATGGAAATAGCTTTGATAAAACACGTAAGACTGAGCCCAGAGGTGGGATCAACAAAGACAGCTTCACATCCAACCATGGACATCTCCACAATGAAGCAGCTCGTCTGGCTGTAGCTGCAACCAgtgagctgctggaggacattCGAGGGGCTGCCGGGGACAGACAATTTCTTCA GATGATGGGAATCAACAAAGGATCAAGTAAAGCTCTTTGTTTCGTGGTCGACACAACAGGAAGTATGGGAGATGACATTGCAGCAGTAAGAACCGTCACATCGTCTATAATCGACAGAAAAGTTGGAACAGACGATGAGCCCTCATCTTACATTCTTGTGCCTTTCAGTGATCCAG GTTTTGGGCCACTGATGAAGACTACAGACCCAAATGTTTTCAAGAATCATATTGACTCACTGGCTCCATCTGGTGGTGGAAATGCAGCAAAATTGAGTCTCTCAGGACTTCAG TTGGCTTTGACTGGCGCTCCACCTAATTCTGAGATCTTCCTCTTTACGGATGCACCTGCTAAAGATGCCCACCTGAGAAACACAGTGATTGCTCTCATAGAACGGACCAAATCAGTG GTGAACTTCATGATTACTAATGTTTTAGGGTTTCGCCGTCGAAGACAAGCTGACAAATATCAACAACAGCAAAGCCGCCGAATGGCAAGATCAGATACCCAGCTGTACAGAGATCTGGCTCAGGCCTCTGGTGGTCAGGCTATTGAAGTCACAAAAGATCAGTTGCTGGAGGCCACCAGCATATTTCAAGAGTCCTCCAGCTCCCCCCTG GTGACCCTTTTGCAAGTATCCAGGAGCCCCGGAAAGGCTGAAAATTTCCCCTTCACTGTTGACGAGTCAGTCAGAAACTTGACCATTTATATCACTGGAAGATCTGTTAATTTTACACTCATCGATCCCTCAG GCGTGCCTCAAAGTAGCACCAACACATCTGGATCATCAATCATTACCTCCCAGTCAGTAGGAAACTTTCAGACTCTGCGGCTGCAAACAACAGCGGGAGTGTGGGAAATGAGAATGGTGTCAACAAATCCCTACAGCCTGAAGGTTGTAg GTGAGAGTCCGATCGActtcctgtttgactttttgaagGAGTCACAGGGTCCCTTAGGAGGGTTTAATCTCGTAGACAATCGGGCAACAGCTG GTGGTAATGGTAGCCTGATGGTGACACTCACTGGGAGTGACTCTGCCACAGTGACAGAGGTCACTCTGGTTGAGTCATCAGGATCAGGGCAGGTTAACGGCAGCGTGGAGGCTCAGGGCGGAGGAGAATTCTTTGTCCGGTTTGACAGGATACCATCAGCTGAGTTTGTGGTACTTGTGAAGggacagaacaacaacagtacCTCCAGAGCTTCCTCAGGGATCTTCCAAAGGCAGTCAACCACCAGCCTGAGAGCTTCTACTCTCACTGTTACAGCT GAGGATTCAGACATCATCTTAGAGCCAGGAACACCCCGTTCAGTTCACTTCTCTGTGATGACAAGTGGAGCAGGGGGAACCTTCACCATCCAGGCTGCCAATGACCAAGGCTTTGATTTAACCTTCCCATCCTCTGTAGCCCTGGACACTGGAGGCAGTGCTAATGGTACAGTGAACCTCACAGCACCCCTTAACACTCCATCTGGTACAGGTGTCACACTGACCATTGAGGCTATGGCTCCAGGAGCCGCAGACACCAACTATGCTGTGCTGCGACTCACCGTCCTCCCAACG GTGATTGATTTCACTCAGCCAGAGTGTCAGCTGCTCAGCCTGCAGCTTAACTGCTCCGACAACTGCAGCCAGTCGATGTGGAAGCTCTTTGTCCAGGTTACTGATGGGGCTGAAGGGACGGGTGTGCATCGTATCAGCCTCAGAGAAGGCAACGGCACCTTGAACACCAGCATGGCAGCTGGCAGTGAGAACATTATTTTGGTGTCCTACACCGCTTTCTGCTGCTCGCCTGATGTGCAGCTGGTGGTTGTGGATGAGGTGGGTAATGTGGGAACCTGTAGATTTTCTGTCCGCACAAATGTCACACTAGCTCAGACCACCATCAGCCCTCCAGATCCAACGACAACAGATGTTCCATCTGCCACATCTGCTACATTTGCTACATATGTGACATCTGCTACATCTTCGACATCTGCCACATCTGTCATATCTGCCACATCTGTGACATCTGCTCCATCTGTTACATCTGCCACATCTGTTACATCTGCTACATCTGCCACATCTGTTACATCTGCTACATCTGCCACATCTGCCACATCTGCCACATCTGTCATATCTGCTACATCTGCCACATCTTCGACATCTGCCACATCTGCTACATCTGCCACATCTTCGACATCTGCCACATCTGTCATATCTGCTACATCTGCCACATCTTCGACATCTGCCACATCTGCTACATCTGCCACATCTGCTCCATCTGCTACATCTGCCACATCTGCTACATCTGCTCCATCTGTGACATCTGCCACATCTGTTACATCTGCTTCATCTGTGACATCTGCCACATTTGTTACATCTGCTCCATCTGCCACATCTGCCACATCTTTGACATCTGTCATATCTGCCACATCTGCCACATCTGCTCCATCTGCTCCATCTGCCACATCTGTTACATCTGCTTCATCTGCTCCATCTGCCACATCTGTTACATCTGCCACATCTTCGACATCTGTCATATCTGCCACATCTGCCACATCTGCTCCATCTGTTACATCTGCTTCATCTGCCACATCTGTTACATCTGCTTCATCTGCTCCATCTGCCACATCTGTTACATCTGCCACATCTTCGACATCTGTCATATCTGCCACATCTGCCACATCTGCTCCATCTGCTCCATCTGTTACATCTGCCACATCTGCTCCATCTGCTCTATCTGCCACATCTGTGACATCTGCCACATCTGATACATCTGCTACATCTGCCACATCTTCGACATCTGTCACATCTGTGACATCTGTGACAGCTGCTCCATTTGTTACATCTGCTTCATCTGTGACATCTGCTCCATCTGCCACATCTGCTTCATCTGTGACATCTGCCACATTTGTCACATCTGCTACATCTGCCACATCTTTGACATCTGTCATATCTGCCACATCTGTGACATCTGCTCCATCTGTTACATCTGTGACATCTGCTCCATCTGTTACATCTATGACATCTGCCACATCTGTTACATCTTCCACATCTTCGACATCTGTCATATCTGCCACATCTGCCACATCTGTGACATCTGCTCCATCTGTTACATCTGCTTCATCTGCTCCATCTGCCACATCTGTTACATCTGCTTCATCTGTGACATCTGCCACATCTGTTACATCTGCTACATCTGTGACATCTGCTCCATCTGTTACATCTGCTTCATCTGCTCCATCTGCCACATCTGTGACATCTGCTCCATCTGTTACATCTGTGACATCTGCTCCATCTGCCACATCTGTTACATCTGCTTCATCTGTGACATCTGCCACATCTGTTACATCTGCCACATCTGTGACATCTGCTCCATCTGTTACATCTGCTTCATCTGCTCCATCTGCCACATCTGTTACATCTGCTTCATCTGTGACATCTGCCACATCTGTGACATCTGCTCCATCTGCCACATCTGCTACATCTGCCACATCTGCCACATCTGTGACATCTGTGACATCAGTTACAATGGCTACAACAGCTACATCTGCTACATCTTTGTCTACCAGAGTAGATTATCAGTCTGTTCTTCTTTGCCTTGGCATCACAGTCCTGGGGTTCAGGTTATCATCTTAG
- the LOC142402024 gene encoding von Willebrand factor A domain-containing protein 7-like isoform X3 produces MPGLALLALLLLQTIVRGFSISIGDSLNHQVITERAILNVTVQVCRAVALAEGKDFTFPPQPFTSTTVAAACEAPKSATSFRKAINHIQKENKRIDTRRLFSPPYHFDDERFAEGKKIIKDGLEAIKAANKRQDIFSARETLGGILHTLQDFYSHSNWVEMGNKLPNSNLIRAGKSIGKIADKTRITFKRIFYRIRYYLQGILHLFPPREPRGKCSHGNSFDKTRKTEPRGGINKDSFTSNHGHLHNEAARLAVAATSELLEDIRGAAGDRQFLQMMGINKGSSKALCFVVDTTGSMGDDIAAVRTVTSSIIDRKVGTDDEPSSYILVPFSDPGFGPLMKTTDPNVFKNHIDSLAPSGGGNAAKLSLSGLQLALTGAPPNSEIFLFTDAPAKDAHLRNTVIALIERTKSVVNFMITNVLGFRRRRQADKYQQQQSRRMARSDTQLYRDLAQASGGQAIEVTKDQLLEATSIFQESSSSPLVTLLQVSRSPGKAENFPFTVDESVRNLTIYITGRSVNFTLIDPSGVPQSSTNTSGSSIITSQSVGNFQTLRLQTTAGVWEMRMVSTNPYSLKVVGESPIDFLFDFLKESQGPLGGFNLVDNRATAGGNGSLMVTLTGSDSATVTEVTLVESSGSGQVNGSVEAQGGGEFFVRFDRIPSAEFVVLVKGQNNNSTSRASSGIFQRQSTTSLRASTLTVTAEDSDIILEPGTPRSVHFSVMTSGAGGTFTIQAANDQGFDLTFPSSVALDTGGSANGD; encoded by the exons ATGCCTGGGTTGGCTTTGCTGGCTCTCCTGCTTCTGCAGACCATAGTTCGTGGCTTTAGTATATCAATTGGAGACTCTTTGAATCATCAAGTTATCACTGAGAGAGCCATATTAAATGTCACGGTACAGGTGTGTCGTGCTGTGGCCCTGGCTGAGGGCAAGGACTTCACTTTCCCT CCCCAGCCTTTTACTTCTACGACAGTCGCTGCAGCATGTGAAGCCCCAAAATCAGCCACGAGTTTCCGAAAAGCCATCAACCATATCCAAAAAGAGAACAAGAGAATAGACACCCGTCGCCTATTCAGCCCACCATATCACTTTGACGATGAGCGGTTTGCAGAAGGAAAGAAGATCATCAAAGATGGCTTAGAAGCCATAAAGGCTGCCAACAAGCGACAAGACATTTTTTCAGCAAGAGAAACTCTGGGAGGAATTCTCCACACCTTACAG GATTTCTACAGTCACAGTAACTGGGTGGAAATGGGAAACAAACTCCCAAACTCCAATCTGATCAGAGCAGGCAAAAGCATTGGAAAAATAGCAG ACAAAACCAGAATAACATTTAAGAGGATATTCTACAGGATAAGATACTATCTTCAGGGCATTTTGCACTTGTTTCCCCCCAGAGAACCCAGAG gaaaatgcAGCCATGGAAATAGCTTTGATAAAACACGTAAGACTGAGCCCAGAGGTGGGATCAACAAAGACAGCTTCACATCCAACCATGGACATCTCCACAATGAAGCAGCTCGTCTGGCTGTAGCTGCAACCAgtgagctgctggaggacattCGAGGGGCTGCCGGGGACAGACAATTTCTTCA GATGATGGGAATCAACAAAGGATCAAGTAAAGCTCTTTGTTTCGTGGTCGACACAACAGGAAGTATGGGAGATGACATTGCAGCAGTAAGAACCGTCACATCGTCTATAATCGACAGAAAAGTTGGAACAGACGATGAGCCCTCATCTTACATTCTTGTGCCTTTCAGTGATCCAG GTTTTGGGCCACTGATGAAGACTACAGACCCAAATGTTTTCAAGAATCATATTGACTCACTGGCTCCATCTGGTGGTGGAAATGCAGCAAAATTGAGTCTCTCAGGACTTCAG TTGGCTTTGACTGGCGCTCCACCTAATTCTGAGATCTTCCTCTTTACGGATGCACCTGCTAAAGATGCCCACCTGAGAAACACAGTGATTGCTCTCATAGAACGGACCAAATCAGTG GTGAACTTCATGATTACTAATGTTTTAGGGTTTCGCCGTCGAAGACAAGCTGACAAATATCAACAACAGCAAAGCCGCCGAATGGCAAGATCAGATACCCAGCTGTACAGAGATCTGGCTCAGGCCTCTGGTGGTCAGGCTATTGAAGTCACAAAAGATCAGTTGCTGGAGGCCACCAGCATATTTCAAGAGTCCTCCAGCTCCCCCCTG GTGACCCTTTTGCAAGTATCCAGGAGCCCCGGAAAGGCTGAAAATTTCCCCTTCACTGTTGACGAGTCAGTCAGAAACTTGACCATTTATATCACTGGAAGATCTGTTAATTTTACACTCATCGATCCCTCAG GCGTGCCTCAAAGTAGCACCAACACATCTGGATCATCAATCATTACCTCCCAGTCAGTAGGAAACTTTCAGACTCTGCGGCTGCAAACAACAGCGGGAGTGTGGGAAATGAGAATGGTGTCAACAAATCCCTACAGCCTGAAGGTTGTAg GTGAGAGTCCGATCGActtcctgtttgactttttgaagGAGTCACAGGGTCCCTTAGGAGGGTTTAATCTCGTAGACAATCGGGCAACAGCTG GTGGTAATGGTAGCCTGATGGTGACACTCACTGGGAGTGACTCTGCCACAGTGACAGAGGTCACTCTGGTTGAGTCATCAGGATCAGGGCAGGTTAACGGCAGCGTGGAGGCTCAGGGCGGAGGAGAATTCTTTGTCCGGTTTGACAGGATACCATCAGCTGAGTTTGTGGTACTTGTGAAGggacagaacaacaacagtacCTCCAGAGCTTCCTCAGGGATCTTCCAAAGGCAGTCAACCACCAGCCTGAGAGCTTCTACTCTCACTGTTACAGCT GAGGATTCAGACATCATCTTAGAGCCAGGAACACCCCGTTCAGTTCACTTCTCTGTGATGACAAGTGGAGCAGGGGGAACCTTCACCATCCAGGCTGCCAATGACCAAGGCTTTGATTTAACCTTCCCATCCTCTGTAGCCCTGGACACTGGAGGCAGTGCTAATG GTGATTGA